ATGACGGTGAAGGACGCGAAGCCACCCTCCTCGGCGACCCGCGCCGTCCGCGCGAGGGTCGGGGCGATCAGTTCCGGCTCCGACGGGACCGTGTAGCTCCAGTAGTGCAGGCCGATCCTCACAGGCAGATCCCTTCTCGCGTGTGCCGTCCCGGGTCAGGGTTCCACTGCGAGTGCGCTCGAAGTCAAGCCTCGACGTGCCGTCACCCGGACGGCCGAACGCCGGGCTAGCACACCGGCGGTCGCGACGGCAGCGCTGTGCCGCATAGCCGACAGCGGACGCGCACCGCCACCGGGCGAGCGCGTACAGTGACCGCGCTGTCGCTCCGAGTTGCCGGACGGGAAGATCATGCCTCGACGCTGGATCGCCGCCGTCGCCTGCCTCGCGGCGCTGGTGGCCCTCGCCTGCGAGGGCGCCGGAGACGGCCCGCCCCCACCACCCCGCGGCACCCCGCCGCCCGCCGGGTCCGGCGGCATCGCCGCCCTCGGCGACTCCATCAGCACCGGCTTCGGCTCCTGCCTGGTGCTCACCTCGTGCGAGCGCAACTCCTGGTCCACCGGGGACGGGCTGCGGGTGGACAGCCTCTACCGACGGCTGCTCGACCAGGATCCGGCGGTCCGCGGCCGGGCGTACAACCACGCCCGTCCGGGGGCCCGGGCCGCGGCGCTGGAGGAGCAGGCCCGGGCGGCGGTACGCGACAAGGTCGACCACGTCACCGTCCTGATCGGGGCGAACGACGTGTGCCGGGGCGGCGTCGACGCGATGACACCGGTGGCCGAGTTCCGCGCCGGGGTGGACCGTGGCCTGCGGGCACTGCGCGCCGGTCGCCCGAAGGCGCGGGTGCTGGTGGTCAGCATCCCGGACCTGCACCGGCTCTGGGAGGTCGGGCACACCGACTCGCGCGCGGTGCGGGCGTGGCGGCGCGGGGTATGCCCCGCCCTGCTGGCCGACCCGACCTCGACCGCCCCCGCCGACCGCACCCGGCGGGCCGCCGTCCGCGACCGGATCGCCGCCTACAACGCGCAGTTGGTAGCGGCGTGCCGGGCGTACGGCTCGCGGTGCCGGCACGACGGCGGGGCGGTGCACCGGGTGCGGTTCACGCTGGACCTGGTCAACCCGCTGGACTGGTTCCACCCGAACGCGGCCGGGCAGGACCGCCTCGCCGAGGTGACCTGGCGAGCGTCGGGCTTCGCCGGCTGACGGCCCGCCGGGGTGGTCGACACCCGGTTTCCGGATGTCGGGCCGTCCCCGCCCGGCGGTCAGCCCGACATCCGGAAAGCCGTGGGCCGGCCCTCGGTCAGGAGCGTCGCGGACCGGGGACGGCGGTGCCGTGCTGGCGGTACAGCGCCCGGGACCGCTCGGCGAGGTCCTTGGTCGCCGAGGAGTTGGCCCAGGTGCCGAGGATGATCGCCGCGCCCGGCACGACCTTGGCGAAGACCCGCTTCGCCGCCCGCACGCCGGCCATCTGGGCCAGCCGCACGCCCAACCGCAGCATCACCTTGCCCAACTGCCCCTGGCCGCCCGACCCGAACAGCGCGCCGGCCCGCTCCCGACCGGCGGCCACGCCGAGCGCCAGCCGGGCGCTCTCCGCCACCTTGTGCACCCGCTGGAGGACGAGCAGGTCGGTGGCCCGGTCGGTGTGCGTCGGGTCGACGTCGTACGCCGCCGCGACGTGCAGCACCATCCGCGCCTGCGTCCACGCCAGGACGCCCACGTCGATCACCGCGCCGGGCAGGCCCGCGGCCCCCGACACCGCCCCGGAGAGCCGGGCGTGGTTCACGAACCTGCGGACCGCCTGCTCGGCCAGGACGTCGGCGGCGATCCCCGGCTGCTCCGACCGCGCCCGGCGGGCCCACTGTGCCGCCTCCGGCCCGAGGCGGCGCACGGCCTCCAGGGCAAGGTGCTCCGGGGCGTACTGCGGGTCCTCCCGCATCCGGTCCCACAGTCGGGCCGGCGGCGTCTCCGGGGCGTCCGGGGACGCGGCCGGCGGCACGGCGGGAGCCTGCGGCGCGGGGTCGGGTGACGGCGCGGGGGCGGGCTGGCCGTCGGCCGGAACGGATTCGGTCACTGGTACTCCCGGGGGTCGGCGCAGGCGGGTACGACGGTCCGGCCGTGGTCAGCGGCGCTTGGACAGACGGGTGGCGAGACCCCGCAGTTTCTGCTGGTTCTCCGGCTTGGCGAGTTCGCGACGGCCGCGCTCGACGA
This genomic stretch from Micromonospora krabiensis harbors:
- a CDS encoding EcsC family protein; this encodes MTESVPADGQPAPAPSPDPAPQAPAVPPAASPDAPETPPARLWDRMREDPQYAPEHLALEAVRRLGPEAAQWARRARSEQPGIAADVLAEQAVRRFVNHARLSGAVSGAAGLPGAVIDVGVLAWTQARMVLHVAAAYDVDPTHTDRATDLLVLQRVHKVAESARLALGVAAGRERAGALFGSGGQGQLGKVMLRLGVRLAQMAGVRAAKRVFAKVVPGAAIILGTWANSSATKDLAERSRALYRQHGTAVPGPRRS
- a CDS encoding GDSL-type esterase/lipase family protein, with protein sequence MPRRWIAAVACLAALVALACEGAGDGPPPPPRGTPPPAGSGGIAALGDSISTGFGSCLVLTSCERNSWSTGDGLRVDSLYRRLLDQDPAVRGRAYNHARPGARAAALEEQARAAVRDKVDHVTVLIGANDVCRGGVDAMTPVAEFRAGVDRGLRALRAGRPKARVLVVSIPDLHRLWEVGHTDSRAVRAWRRGVCPALLADPTSTAPADRTRRAAVRDRIAAYNAQLVAACRAYGSRCRHDGGAVHRVRFTLDLVNPLDWFHPNAAGQDRLAEVTWRASGFAG